In the Moraxella osloensis genome, one interval contains:
- a CDS encoding 3-hydroxyacyl-CoA dehydrogenase: protein MTTANSSSIKQVTVAGGGVLGSQIAMQNAFFGFNVTIFDKEPEKVKERIAKLMPIYAKFYDKSPAQAQVITHAIRYVTDLGEAVAQADLVIEALPEVLDIKNEFYKALAKLAPSHTIFASNSSTLVPSQMVEATGRPDKFLALHFANRIWVNNTAEVMGSAHTDPAVFDSIVAYAKAIGMVALPLNKEQPGYILNTLLVPFLNAGMHLYANDIADPHTVDKTWMIGTGAPMGPFAIMDIVGVNTIVNISQQKAKTGSKTAERFIQKLQTELIDKGRTGFEVGKGFYDYPNPAYKDPDFLK, encoded by the coding sequence ATGACAACAGCAAATTCTTCATCCATCAAGCAGGTGACGGTAGCCGGCGGCGGTGTACTCGGTTCTCAAATCGCCATGCAAAATGCCTTTTTTGGCTTTAACGTCACAATCTTTGATAAAGAACCTGAAAAGGTCAAAGAGCGCATCGCAAAACTCATGCCCATCTACGCCAAATTCTATGACAAAAGCCCAGCCCAAGCCCAAGTAATCACCCATGCGATTCGCTATGTGACTGACTTAGGCGAAGCGGTGGCACAGGCTGATTTGGTCATCGAAGCCTTACCAGAAGTCCTCGATATCAAAAATGAATTTTATAAGGCGCTGGCAAAGCTAGCCCCAAGCCACACGATTTTTGCCAGTAACAGCTCAACGTTGGTTCCTAGCCAAATGGTTGAAGCCACAGGTCGTCCCGATAAATTTTTGGCGTTACACTTTGCCAACCGTATCTGGGTGAACAACACCGCAGAAGTCATGGGGTCAGCGCATACCGATCCGGCAGTATTTGACAGCATTGTTGCTTATGCCAAAGCCATTGGCATGGTGGCGTTACCCCTCAATAAAGAACAGCCTGGTTATATCTTAAATACCCTATTGGTGCCCTTCTTAAATGCCGGTATGCACTTGTATGCCAATGACATTGCCGATCCCCACACCGTCGATAAAACTTGGATGATTGGCACAGGCGCACCGATGGGACCGTTTGCCATCATGGATATCGTAGGGGTTAATACCATTGTTAATATCAGCCAGCAAAAAGCCAAAACAGGCTCAAAAACTGCCGAGCGATTTATCCAAAAACTGCAAACCGAACTGATTGATAAAGGTCGCACAGGGTTTGAAGTGGGGAAAGGTTTTTATGATTATCCAAACCCGGCTTATAAAGACCCTGATTTTTTAAAATAA
- a CDS encoding YdcH family protein, with product MFPEHRELISKLKTSDKHFEKLFDKHNDLDAQIINLEKDPVAAASRDDEIEALKKQKLQLKDEIYKILEDNKNK from the coding sequence ATGTTTCCAGAACATCGCGAACTTATTAGCAAACTAAAAACTTCTGATAAACACTTTGAAAAATTATTTGATAAACACAACGACTTAGATGCTCAAATCATTAACCTAGAAAAAGATCCTGTTGCAGCAGCCAGCCGTGATGACGAAATTGAAGCATTAAAAAAACAAAAACTGCAATTAAAAGATGAAATCTATAAAATCTTAGAAGACAATAAAAATAAATAA
- a CDS encoding DMT family transporter, producing the protein MKLWHLFLGLMAGLGIPIQAAINTRLGAIFGGQPLMAAFVSFTVGALLLCLVSLLFVDWQAVQSGLSDMQISDWWKWLGGALGAFFVFASIFLAPKIGVTNTVFLFILGQLVMGMVVDSLGLFGMPVKTLHWSKFLGIVLMLVGVSFFMFGQKWFAKSS; encoded by the coding sequence ATGAAACTTTGGCATTTATTTTTGGGGCTGATGGCAGGCTTGGGCATCCCGATTCAAGCAGCGATTAATACTAGATTGGGCGCAATTTTTGGTGGTCAACCGCTAATGGCCGCATTCGTATCGTTTACGGTTGGCGCGCTATTATTGTGCTTGGTGTCTTTGCTATTTGTCGATTGGCAAGCGGTGCAATCGGGTCTATCAGACATGCAAATCAGTGACTGGTGGAAATGGCTTGGCGGTGCGCTGGGCGCGTTTTTTGTCTTTGCGTCGATTTTTTTAGCGCCAAAAATCGGTGTTACCAATACGGTGTTTTTGTTTATTTTAGGTCAGCTGGTCATGGGCATGGTGGTGGATAGCTTGGGTTTATTTGGTATGCCTGTTAAAACCCTGCATTGGAGTAAATTTTTGGGGATTGTATTGATGCTGGTGGGCGTATCGTTTTTTATGTTTGGACAAAAATGGTTTGCTAAATCGTCATAA
- a CDS encoding exonuclease SbcCD subunit D C-terminal domain-containing protein has protein sequence MLTLLHTSDWHLGRRLYGKPRYDEFKQFLDWQLQTLREQKVDVLLIAGDIFDTTAPSNQAQNLYYDFLSQVCHTDCRHVIIVAGNHDSASFLEAPKQLLKAFNIHIIGSMTDTLTDEVITLSDKAGQPELIVMAVPYLRDRDVRTVGHGERLDDKERKLAQGIKAHYAQIADIAIAQQAQLKAKYKRSIPIVATGHLFTVGGQTMEGDGVRDLYVGSLGSIGAEIFHPQIDYVALGHLHIPQVVGGQPHIRYAGSPIAMGFGESRQQKQVHLLRFDANPDLLSQPLQTLTIQKKPLVSAPTPVNKRKRMSHTSMDLFAEVELPESPMLKAINAEAEIEVAIDAQASYKAQYDTPSDHLSGQMSEQKLSGQSSGQPYNVAKLSDTTLLQSLPVPVFQSIQTLKGDWQTIKTRLHTLKKSQQSVWLEVVYDGQEVVGDLSEKIAELVKDSRLEVLRIKNQQKRDQVMQSQRMDESLEELNPTQVFERCLIAHQVLEEQKPILWSRYTEVIESLQGGQQ, from the coding sequence ATGCTCACTTTATTACATACATCAGATTGGCATTTGGGGCGTAGGCTTTATGGTAAGCCACGCTACGATGAATTTAAGCAGTTTTTAGACTGGCAGTTACAGACGCTGCGTGAGCAAAAAGTCGATGTGCTATTGATTGCAGGGGATATTTTTGATACCACCGCGCCCAGCAACCAAGCGCAAAATTTATATTATGATTTTTTAAGTCAAGTTTGCCATACCGATTGCCGCCATGTGATTATCGTAGCGGGCAACCATGATTCAGCCAGTTTTTTGGAGGCACCCAAACAGCTACTCAAAGCCTTTAACATCCATATCATCGGTAGTATGACAGATACGCTGACTGATGAAGTGATTACGTTATCAGATAAAGCAGGGCAACCTGAACTCATTGTTATGGCAGTGCCCTACTTGCGTGACCGTGATGTACGAACCGTCGGGCATGGCGAACGATTGGATGATAAAGAACGAAAACTTGCCCAAGGCATCAAAGCCCATTATGCACAGATTGCCGATATTGCCATTGCGCAACAAGCGCAGCTCAAAGCCAAATATAAGCGTAGCATTCCGATTGTGGCAACGGGGCATTTATTTACCGTTGGCGGGCAAACGATGGAAGGCGATGGGGTGCGTGATTTGTATGTCGGCTCACTGGGTAGTATCGGTGCAGAGATTTTTCATCCCCAGATTGACTATGTGGCGCTTGGGCATTTGCATATCCCGCAAGTGGTTGGCGGACAACCACACATTCGTTACGCTGGCTCACCCATTGCCATGGGTTTTGGTGAAAGTCGCCAGCAAAAACAAGTGCATTTGCTGCGATTTGATGCCAACCCTGACTTACTGTCTCAGCCATTACAAACTTTAACCATTCAAAAAAAACCGCTTGTCTCTGCGCCAACCCCTGTCAACAAACGCAAAAGGATGAGCCATACGTCGATGGATTTATTTGCGGAGGTAGAGTTGCCTGAATCTCCAATGCTTAAAGCGATAAATGCAGAGGCTGAGATTGAAGTAGCTATTGACGCACAAGCGAGCTATAAAGCACAGTATGATACACCCAGTGATCATCTAAGTGGACAAATGAGTGAGCAAAAACTTAGTGGACAAAGTAGCGGGCAGCCTTACAATGTAGCCAAGCTTAGCGATACTACCCTCCTGCAATCTCTGCCTGTTCCTGTGTTCCAATCCATACAAACGCTCAAAGGGGATTGGCAAACCATCAAAACCCGCTTACACACCCTAAAAAAATCCCAACAATCGGTTTGGCTCGAAGTGGTATATGACGGGCAAGAAGTCGTGGGTGATTTATCAGAAAAAATCGCAGAACTGGTTAAAGACTCTAGGCTTGAAGTACTACGCATCAAAAATCAACAAAAACGCGATCAAGTGATGCAAAGCCAGCGCATGGATGAGTCACTGGAAGAATTAAACCCAACACAAGTGTTTGAACGCTGCCTAATTGCCCATCAAGTGCTAGAAGAACAAAAACCCATATTATGGTCAAGATATACTGAAGTGATTGAAAGCTTGCAAGGGGGGCAGCAATGA
- a CDS encoding RNA-guided endonuclease InsQ/TnpB family protein — protein sequence MKTLKLRIRDKHIDQLNRLSGAVNFVWNYVNDLSYKHLQKTGKFFSAYDLNEYTKGSGELLGLHSQTIQAINETHAKARKQFKKAKLSWRTNNPTSKRKSLGWLPFKQSAIKHIATHQTGKKGLKSTLQLSLAKGQKLVIDMWDSYNLSLYQINTCELVQDSRNRWYACVTVKDYPKQSCGTGSVGIDLGLKDSATASNGDKLQIKQTLKYAKALATAQRAKNKQRVKAIHAKIKNTRQDLIHKFTTQLVKDNALIVVGDVRTTQFNSKKGKLAKSVYDAGWFEMKRQLTYKCENAGCRFEIVSERYTTQTCSCCGDMSSSLSGRAGLRIREWTCVKCGTWHDRDINASKNILAVGLDRLAEGIPER from the coding sequence ATGAAAACACTCAAGTTGCGCATACGAGATAAACATATAGACCAACTGAACCGTCTAAGCGGTGCGGTCAATTTCGTGTGGAACTACGTCAATGACTTGAGTTATAAACACCTACAAAAAACTGGCAAATTCTTCTCAGCTTATGATTTGAACGAATACACCAAAGGTAGTGGTGAGTTACTAGGTTTGCATAGTCAGACTATTCAGGCAATCAATGAAACCCATGCCAAAGCTAGAAAACAATTCAAAAAAGCTAAGTTATCATGGCGAACCAACAACCCAACATCAAAGCGTAAAAGCTTGGGTTGGCTACCATTTAAACAATCTGCCATTAAGCATATTGCTACGCACCAAACAGGCAAAAAGGGCTTAAAATCAACCTTGCAACTAAGCCTAGCCAAAGGGCAAAAGCTAGTTATTGATATGTGGGATAGCTACAACCTTAGCCTATACCAAATTAACACTTGTGAGTTAGTCCAAGACAGTCGTAACCGTTGGTATGCGTGTGTCACGGTCAAAGATTACCCCAAACAATCATGTGGAACTGGTAGCGTAGGTATTGATTTAGGTTTAAAAGACAGTGCTACAGCCTCAAATGGCGATAAACTACAAATCAAGCAAACGCTCAAATATGCCAAAGCATTAGCCACCGCCCAACGTGCCAAAAACAAACAGCGTGTCAAAGCGATTCATGCCAAAATCAAAAATACACGCCAAGACCTAATCCACAAATTCACTACCCAATTAGTCAAAGACAATGCCCTAATCGTGGTAGGTGATGTTAGAACTACCCAATTTAACAGTAAAAAAGGCAAACTAGCCAAAAGCGTCTATGATGCAGGTTGGTTTGAAATGAAACGACAACTGACCTATAAATGCGAGAACGCAGGTTGCCGTTTTGAAATCGTATCAGAGCGATACACTACCCAAACTTGCTCGTGCTGTGGCGATATGTCCAGTAGCTTGAGCGGTAGAGCAGGTTTGCGAATAAGAGAATGGACTTGTGTAAAGTGTGGCACATGGCATGATAGAGATATTAACGCCAGTAAGAACATTCTTGCGGTCGGGCTTGACCGTCTTGCAGAAGGAATCCCCGAACGATAG
- the ahpC gene encoding alkyl hydroperoxide reductase subunit C — protein MAAIINQTIPEFKTQAYVNGEFKEISSDDVKGKWAVFFFYPHDFTFVCPTELEDMADHYEEIKGLGVEVYAVSTDTHFVHKAWADASPAIAKVKYPMLGDGTGKITRGFNVMIEEDNAALRGTFLVDPDGKIKVAEIHDLGIGRSAKDLIRKIQAAQYVRDNDGEVCPAAWEKGKETLKPSLDLVGKI, from the coding sequence ATGGCTGCAATTATCAACCAAACCATTCCAGAATTCAAAACCCAAGCATATGTGAATGGTGAATTCAAAGAAATCTCATCAGATGACGTTAAAGGCAAATGGGCAGTGTTTTTCTTCTACCCACATGACTTTACCTTTGTTTGCCCAACTGAACTTGAAGACATGGCAGACCATTATGAAGAAATCAAAGGTCTAGGCGTAGAAGTATATGCGGTATCGACAGACACCCATTTTGTCCACAAAGCATGGGCAGATGCGTCACCTGCAATCGCTAAAGTAAAATACCCAATGCTTGGCGATGGTACTGGTAAAATCACTCGCGGTTTTAACGTGATGATTGAAGAAGACAACGCTGCGCTTCGTGGTACTTTCTTGGTAGACCCAGACGGTAAAATCAAAGTAGCAGAAATTCATGACTTAGGTATCGGTCGTTCTGCCAAAGACTTAATCCGTAAAATCCAAGCCGCTCAATACGTGCGTGACAACGACGGCGAAGTATGTCCAGCGGCATGGGAAAAAGGTAAAGAAACCTTAAAACCAAGCCTAGATTTGGTCGGTAAAATCTAA
- a CDS encoding hydrogen peroxide-inducible genes activator has product MITLRQLEFALAVAKYKHFKRAAEECNISQSALSLGIAQLEKQLDTQIFERNNKQVLITPIGEEILERAARVFAEVNDLVTRAQTHQTPLAYPMTIGIIPTIAPFLLPKVLPLLRQQFPQFQLNVVEEQTERLLEKVRYGAIDTAIIALPYNTDGMLSFEFWSETFLAVFAKDSKHANLPSINADELANSNLMLLGEGHCLTDHALSVCHLDKSRVKHAFSEASLHTLIQMAISGMGTTLVPQMAAGQVRQQTDNVSLVPLNEAGPHRRLAFVTRLNYARVDDVNLLGRLFAQGLHDSELASAPAIADSESMTSAKPATEA; this is encoded by the coding sequence ATGATTACATTACGACAATTAGAATTTGCATTGGCAGTTGCCAAATACAAGCATTTCAAACGCGCAGCAGAAGAGTGTAATATCTCACAATCTGCTTTAAGCTTGGGGATTGCACAGCTGGAAAAACAGCTTGATACCCAAATTTTTGAGCGTAACAACAAACAAGTGCTAATCACCCCGATTGGGGAGGAAATTCTTGAGCGAGCTGCGCGGGTATTTGCCGAAGTCAATGATTTGGTGACCCGCGCCCAGACGCACCAAACCCCACTCGCCTACCCGATGACGATTGGTATCATCCCAACCATTGCGCCGTTTTTGCTGCCCAAGGTATTGCCGCTATTGCGCCAACAATTCCCACAATTTCAGCTCAATGTAGTAGAAGAACAAACTGAGCGACTGCTTGAAAAAGTCCGTTATGGCGCGATTGATACCGCCATTATTGCGCTGCCTTACAATACTGACGGCATGCTATCATTTGAGTTTTGGTCAGAGACGTTTTTGGCGGTATTTGCTAAAGACAGTAAACATGCCAACTTACCCAGCATCAATGCTGATGAGTTAGCCAACAGTAACTTGATGCTGCTAGGCGAAGGACATTGTTTGACCGACCATGCGCTATCGGTATGTCACCTCGATAAAAGCCGCGTCAAACACGCCTTTAGTGAAGCGAGCCTGCATACGTTAATTCAAATGGCTATCAGCGGTATGGGCACCACGTTAGTCCCGCAAATGGCAGCTGGGCAAGTGCGCCAGCAAACTGACAATGTGTCATTAGTGCCGCTCAATGAAGCCGGTCCGCATCGCCGTTTGGCGTTTGTCACCCGTCTCAACTATGCGCGGGTCGATGATGTTAATCTATTGGGTCGCTTGTTTGCCCAAGGGTTACACGATAGCGAATTGGCGTCTGCGCCAGCCATCGCAGATTCTGAGTCCATGACTTCAGCGAAGCCCGCCACAGAGGCATAA
- the epmA gene encoding EF-P lysine aminoacylase EpmA: MSTTYQPTCTLQTAQARAAMYATIRQFFAERQVLEVQTPVMSQAGNTDIFLQSVSSNVTVGDHPTTYYLHTSPEFAMKRLLAAWQVPMYQICPVFRDNEIGSRHNIEFTMLEWYRPNFSLDELAKETNDLVSAVLGYPVIFDHYRYVDAFMDFVKIHPFDASCDTLKAIAKDNGLNIDLGEDHQGWLDLLFSHLVEPNLGKALPTLIYDYPVATAALAKTVTDKDGNRVARRFELYINGLEIANAYDELADGQALRLRFDEDNVARKKRGLPVMPIDENLLAACDALPACSGIALGLDRLLMIKTGKTHIRDVIAIPTPHA, encoded by the coding sequence ATGTCAACCACTTATCAACCTACTTGCACCCTACAAACCGCCCAAGCCCGTGCTGCGATGTACGCCACCATCCGCCAGTTTTTTGCCGAGCGACAGGTGCTAGAAGTGCAAACCCCAGTGATGTCACAGGCGGGTAATACCGATATATTTTTGCAATCCGTCTCTAGCAATGTCACTGTGGGCGACCATCCAACAACCTACTATCTGCACACCTCACCCGAATTTGCCATGAAGCGTCTATTGGCAGCTTGGCAAGTGCCGATGTACCAGATTTGCCCCGTGTTTCGCGACAACGAAATTGGCAGCCGTCACAACATTGAATTTACCATGCTTGAATGGTATCGTCCCAATTTTAGCTTGGATGAACTGGCAAAAGAAACCAACGATTTGGTGTCCGCGGTACTCGGCTATCCGGTGATTTTTGACCATTATCGCTATGTGGATGCCTTTATGGATTTTGTTAAAATTCATCCCTTCGATGCCAGTTGCGATACCCTCAAAGCCATCGCCAAAGATAATGGTCTTAACATTGATTTGGGGGAGGATCACCAAGGCTGGTTAGATTTATTGTTTAGTCATTTGGTGGAGCCCAATTTGGGAAAAGCGCTACCGACACTCATCTATGATTATCCTGTCGCCACTGCCGCCCTCGCCAAGACAGTCACAGACAAAGATGGCAATCGGGTGGCTAGACGCTTTGAGCTGTATATCAACGGTCTTGAAATCGCCAACGCGTATGATGAGTTGGCTGATGGACAGGCGCTGCGTCTGCGCTTTGATGAAGACAATGTGGCGCGTAAAAAACGCGGGCTACCTGTGATGCCAATTGACGAGAACCTGCTGGCAGCTTGTGATGCCTTGCCAGCTTGTAGTGGCATTGCGCTTGGTCTTGATCGACTGCTGATGATTAAAACGGGCAAAACCCATATCCGCGATGTCATCGCTATACCCACCCCTCACGCCTAA
- a CDS encoding 4-phosphoerythronate dehydrogenase: protein MKIIADGNIAHLSDFFNEHTLGRPIELIAMAGREIDAAVIDEHQPDILLVRSVTPVNKLLLDNNKSVKFVGSATIGIDHVDVEYLAKRGIIFAHAAGCSKHSVAQYVVAAIANLRPDYLFKPINLGIIGVGNIGNTLAQYAISYGWNVLGYDPLKPPSVVNNAKLETVLQESNVISFHVPLTHAHNSSYPTHHDYLMTQARWQTVSDTAIIINTSRGEVLGRDDIVASPNVCVLDVFEHEPNIDAELLKACSIVTPHIAGYTLEGKLRGTQFVYNALCKYLQVAPTVDFHTLMPAEVPLFQEVHNPLKDHERHQLLNKIPVMYDIKADDKRLRSVANANGDIEGKDFDNLRKNYPLRREWQSYVFKI from the coding sequence ATGAAAATTATTGCTGATGGCAATATTGCTCATTTAAGCGATTTTTTTAATGAACACACTTTAGGGCGACCCATCGAATTGATTGCGATGGCAGGGCGTGAGATTGACGCGGCTGTGATAGATGAGCATCAGCCTGATATTTTGTTAGTACGTTCCGTCACGCCTGTCAACAAGCTGTTATTAGACAACAATAAAAGCGTCAAATTTGTTGGTAGTGCCACCATCGGCATCGACCATGTCGATGTGGAGTACCTTGCCAAGCGCGGTATCATTTTTGCCCATGCCGCTGGCTGTAGTAAACATTCGGTTGCACAATATGTGGTGGCAGCGATTGCCAATTTGCGCCCTGATTATTTATTCAAACCCATCAACCTTGGCATTATTGGGGTGGGCAATATCGGTAATACCCTCGCGCAATATGCGATTTCCTATGGCTGGAATGTGCTGGGCTATGACCCACTCAAACCACCGTCGGTGGTGAACAACGCCAAACTTGAAACTGTACTGCAAGAAAGCAATGTGATTAGCTTCCACGTGCCACTGACGCATGCGCACAACAGCTCATATCCCACCCATCACGACTATCTGATGACCCAAGCGCGCTGGCAAACCGTGTCCGACACTGCCATCATCATCAATACCTCACGCGGTGAAGTGCTCGGTCGTGATGATATTGTCGCAAGCCCGAATGTGTGTGTACTCGATGTGTTTGAGCACGAGCCCAATATCGATGCAGAGCTGCTCAAAGCCTGTAGTATCGTCACCCCGCATATCGCCGGTTATACCCTAGAAGGCAAACTTAGGGGCACACAGTTTGTCTATAATGCCTTATGCAAATATTTACAGGTTGCCCCAACGGTTGATTTTCATACCTTGATGCCAGCCGAAGTGCCGCTGTTTCAAGAAGTGCATAACCCACTCAAAGACCACGAACGGCATCAACTGCTCAATAAAATTCCTGTGATGTATGATATCAAAGCCGATGACAAGCGTTTACGTAGTGTGGCAAATGCAAACGGTGATATTGAAGGCAAAGACTTTGATAACCTGCGTAAAAATTACCCGCTGCGCCGTGAATGGCAATCATACGTGTTTAAAATTTGA
- a CDS encoding ISAs1 family transposase — protein MLTNPIDHLAQITDPRRQNKNLLHPLRNILTIALSAVICGYLDWVDIEDFGNENKAWFAQFLDLTNGIPSHDTFGNVFKRLNQDELSQHFSQWINDTKLTHPHIAIDGKFVQGGHRSEDALQLVTAFASQTKLVLAQLDIADKTNEITTLPQLLKRIDISGSIVTADAIYCQKDITKQISKAKADYIFALKHNHKTLYEDVSLWLNTQFDNKKIPRVETIEKDHGRIETRRYAISTHLDWLQGKDQWTNLNAVVMVESIREMKGKVTTERRYYLTSLTDLTTIADTIRNHWSIENSQHWVLDVIYGEDAQKSLERNEKANKALLTRTALNLIRANGDEKLSVKRCKMRASQNKSFLEQLLFGKSL, from the coding sequence ATGCTCACCAATCCGATTGACCATTTAGCTCAGATAACTGACCCAAGACGACAAAACAAAAATTTACTGCACCCACTTAGGAACATACTCACCATTGCCCTAAGTGCAGTCATCTGTGGCTATCTTGACTGGGTAGACATCGAAGACTTTGGTAATGAAAACAAAGCGTGGTTTGCCCAATTTCTTGACCTTACCAATGGCATACCCTCACACGACACCTTTGGCAACGTATTCAAACGACTTAACCAAGACGAACTTAGCCAACATTTTAGTCAGTGGATAAACGACACAAAGCTAACACACCCACACATCGCCATTGACGGCAAATTTGTCCAAGGTGGGCATAGAAGCGAAGATGCGCTGCAACTGGTTACCGCCTTTGCCAGTCAAACCAAACTGGTACTCGCTCAACTCGACATCGCCGACAAAACTAACGAAATCACCACCTTGCCACAGCTATTAAAACGCATTGATATTAGCGGTAGTATCGTGACAGCTGATGCTATCTACTGTCAAAAAGACATCACCAAACAAATTAGCAAAGCCAAAGCAGACTACATCTTTGCCTTAAAGCATAACCACAAAACCCTGTATGAAGACGTTTCACTTTGGCTAAATACCCAGTTTGACAACAAGAAAATTCCTAGGGTTGAGACTATCGAAAAAGACCACGGACGCATTGAAACAAGGCGGTATGCCATATCGACCCACCTTGATTGGCTACAAGGCAAAGACCAATGGACAAATCTTAATGCCGTGGTTATGGTAGAATCTATCCGTGAAATGAAAGGTAAAGTCACGACTGAGCGTCGCTATTATCTAACATCGCTAACTGATTTAACCACCATTGCTGATACGATTCGTAATCACTGGTCAATTGAAAATAGCCAACATTGGGTGCTTGATGTCATCTATGGCGAAGATGCTCAGAAAAGCCTTGAACGTAATGAAAAGGCAAATAAGGCGTTACTGACGAGAACAGCGTTAAATTTGATTCGTGCCAATGGTGATGAAAAACTTTCTGTTAAACGTTGTAAAATGCGGGCTTCGCAAAATAAGTCTTTTCTCGAACAGTTGTTGTTTGGTAAGTCTTTATAG
- the ahpF gene encoding alkyl hydroperoxide reductase subunit F codes for MLDQGLLDAVKTYSERMTRPIEFVLGEGEHEQRAELVDFLTQIAGTTDKISLSQQFDANLSPMSFKIRSQDKDTGIIFSGIPGGHEFTSLILAILQSGGSELKLDPGIQNIIKAIKQPLKFETFVSLSCHNCPDVVQALNQFALLNDNISNEMIDGGVFQDLINERNIQGVPAVYLNGKPFANGKIDTAKLIEKLQQQYPDLMSDAAAAEQLEQQDVTIIGGGPAGVAAAIYVARKGLKVTMVADRIGGQVKDTQDIENLISIPLTNGNELSANFVKHITAYSITVKEMVSVTSITENSAQMNEQGEDKLTYQITLNTGESFATRAIIVATGAKWRKLNIKGEDENIGSGVAYCPHCDGPFFKGKDVAVVGGGNSGIEAAIDLAGIVKHVTVLEFADTLKADQVLINKAKERDNIDIMTSVASQEVKATDGKVSSLIYQDRTSGENKELPLSAIFVQIGLVPNSEVVKDLVQVTKFGEIEINEKCQTNKPGIFACGDVTTVPFKQINIAMGEGSKAALSAFEYLMLQ; via the coding sequence ATGTTAGATCAAGGTTTATTAGATGCAGTAAAAACTTATAGCGAACGTATGACTCGCCCGATTGAGTTTGTGTTGGGTGAAGGTGAGCATGAACAGCGCGCTGAACTGGTGGATTTTTTGACCCAAATTGCAGGCACTACTGACAAGATTAGTTTGAGTCAACAATTCGATGCCAATCTATCACCGATGAGTTTTAAAATCCGTAGCCAAGACAAAGATACGGGTATCATTTTTAGTGGTATTCCAGGTGGTCACGAGTTTACCTCATTGATTTTGGCGATTTTGCAATCAGGTGGTAGTGAACTCAAACTTGACCCAGGTATTCAAAATATCATTAAAGCGATTAAACAGCCGCTAAAATTTGAAACGTTCGTCTCATTGTCTTGCCACAACTGTCCTGACGTGGTGCAAGCGCTAAACCAATTTGCGTTATTGAACGACAACATCAGCAATGAAATGATTGATGGTGGTGTGTTCCAAGACTTGATTAACGAGCGCAATATCCAAGGCGTACCTGCGGTATATTTAAATGGCAAACCTTTTGCCAATGGCAAAATTGACACTGCCAAACTTATCGAGAAACTGCAACAGCAATATCCAGATTTGATGAGTGATGCAGCAGCAGCCGAACAGCTTGAGCAGCAAGATGTCACCATCATCGGTGGCGGACCTGCGGGCGTGGCGGCAGCCATTTATGTGGCACGTAAAGGCTTAAAAGTGACCATGGTGGCTGATCGTATCGGTGGGCAAGTGAAAGATACCCAAGATATCGAAAACTTGATTTCAATCCCATTGACCAATGGTAATGAATTATCTGCCAATTTTGTCAAACATATTACCGCTTATAGTATCACGGTTAAAGAAATGGTAAGCGTGACATCCATCACCGAAAATTCTGCACAAATGAATGAGCAAGGCGAGGATAAGCTAACCTACCAAATCACGCTTAATACCGGTGAAAGTTTTGCCACTCGTGCGATTATCGTAGCGACGGGGGCAAAATGGCGTAAGCTTAATATCAAAGGTGAAGATGAAAATATCGGTAGTGGCGTTGCGTATTGTCCGCACTGTGATGGTCCGTTCTTTAAAGGCAAAGACGTGGCAGTTGTGGGCGGCGGTAACTCAGGGATTGAAGCGGCAATTGACTTGGCAGGTATTGTCAAACACGTGACCGTGTTAGAATTTGCTGACACGCTCAAAGCAGACCAAGTATTGATTAATAAAGCCAAAGAGCGCGATAATATCGATATCATGACGAGTGTAGCGAGCCAAGAGGTTAAAGCAACTGATGGTAAAGTCAGTTCGCTAATTTACCAAGACCGTACCAGCGGTGAAAACAAAGAATTGCCATTATCCGCTATCTTTGTGCAAATCGGACTGGTGCCAAACTCGGAAGTGGTCAAAGATTTGGTACAGGTGACCAAATTTGGTGAAATTGAAATCAATGAGAAATGCCAAACCAACAAACCCGGAATTTTTGCCTGTGGTGATGTGACTACTGTACCGTTTAAGCAAATTAATATCGCGATGGGCGAAGGTAGTAAAGCGGCACTCAGTGCGTTTGAATACCTCATGTTGCAATAG